From Pseudomonas fluorescens:
TACGTGCCGGCACTGCTCTGCTCCAACTGCAACCCGGTCCCACGCAACGCTTCGCGCAACGCGCCCGGTGCATCGAACTGGCCTTTAACCGGCGCCGAGGTCTTGCCCGAGGCCAGCGTCGGGTTGAGGGTCAGCGCCAGGCCGGCCTGGCTGGCGATCTGGTTCAAGGTGCTGGCCAAGGGCGCGGCGGGCAGGTTGTAGGCACGCAGGCTGGAGGTTTGTTCGGCGGCGATCAGCGCAGGGCTGGCCAGCGGTGTGCTGAGGGCAATGGCCACGGCTAACAGGCTGGGGCGCAACAAAGTGTCTAGCATGCGGGACATACGGCGGCTCCTGAATGGAAATATTTCTCAATTGCCTAGGTGCCGAACGAGAATCGAAAAGTGATAGGGCCGGGTGAAACTATTTTTTGCGGTGTGCTTGCGGGCCTCATCGGGAGCAAGCTCCCTCCCACATTTGAAGGTATTCCCACCTCAAAATGTGGGAGGGGGCTTGCCCCCGATAGCGATAGCCCAGCTACACAGAACCTAAGGCTTACCCGTGACCGTCACCCACCACGGCGTGTGTTGCTCGATCTGCACCGGCAAGGTCGGCAACAACGCGTTGAGCGCCAAGGTGGTGTCATGCAACGGGAAGCTGCCGGTGATGCGCAGGTCGGCCACGGATTTATCCACACCCAGGTGGCCGCGGCGATAACGGCTCAGTTCCGCCACCACATCTTCCAGGCGCGCGTTGTCGACCACCAGCATGCCGCGCGTCCAGGCGTCGGTGGCGGGGGGGACGGCCAGCAGCGGGCCGAGGCCGTCGCTGCGCATCAGTACTTGCTGGCCTTGCTTGAAAATCTGTTCCTGAGGCAATGCCTCGGGCTGGGCAGCGACCGCCGATTGCAGCACGCTCAGGCGTGTGGCGTGGTCTTCGCGCTTGACGATAAACCGCGTACCCAGCGCTCGCAGGTTGCCGTCGCGGGTTTGCACATAAAACGGACGCGCATCGTGGTGGCCGGTTTCGACGAGGATCTCGCCTTCCTGCAGCACGATCAGCCGGCGCTGTTCATCGAAACGCACGTCAATGGCGCTGTGGGTATTGAGGTTGATCAGCGTGCCGTCCGCCAGTTTCAGCGTGCGCTGTTCACCGGTGGCGGTGCGTTGGTC
This genomic window contains:
- a CDS encoding FecR domain-containing protein; this encodes MSAISSKPVSARVLDAAIAWQLSLDSGDGSPVEQEEFAKWLASDEEHARAWRQLGMLDQRFSMASGPARAALLQSREGIRQRVRKLGSGLASIALVCGLALFAGERYVPIHYWLADQRTATGEQRTLKLADGTLINLNTHSAIDVRFDEQRRLIVLQEGEILVETGHHDARPFYVQTRDGNLRALGTRFIVKREDHATRLSVLQSAVAAQPEALPQEQIFKQGQQVLMRSDGLGPLLAVPPATDAWTRGMLVVDNARLEDVVAELSRYRRGHLGVDKSVADLRITGSFPLHDTTLALNALLPTLPVQIEQHTPWWVTVTGKP